Proteins co-encoded in one Campylobacter concisus genomic window:
- a CDS encoding TnsA endonuclease N-terminal domain-containing protein → MSVRKIPKNYRSSTGIFQSLKNKSPISYESLLERDFYLLLEFNHEVQSYEEQPLTTQYAYRNSIYRYTPDCLVQYYPNFNKLPCVFEIKFSEELKEKKVFLDAKFFQIEQYLYENDMNFKIFTELDIDPIYLENAKLIYTYANLQSTNAVKDTFNLCKKYSGKTLAYILNQISDNRLRQAEFIPYIWYLVFSSKLKIDMYKPINFNTPIRICDE, encoded by the coding sequence ATGTCAGTACGAAAAATTCCAAAAAACTATCGCTCATCCACCGGAATATTTCAGAGTTTGAAAAACAAGTCGCCTATCTCCTATGAATCTTTGCTCGAAAGAGACTTTTACTTACTTTTAGAATTTAATCATGAAGTTCAATCCTATGAAGAACAACCGCTTACAACACAATATGCCTATAGAAATTCAATTTACAGATATACCCCTGATTGTCTAGTACAATACTATCCAAATTTTAATAAGCTTCCATGCGTATTTGAAATCAAATTTAGCGAAGAACTTAAAGAAAAGAAAGTTTTTCTAGATGCAAAATTCTTTCAAATTGAACAATATCTGTATGAAAATGATATGAATTTTAAAATATTTACAGAACTCGATATAGATCCAATATATCTTGAGAATGCAAAACTAATCTACACATATGCTAATCTTCAGAGCACCAATGCGGTCAAAGACACATTTAACTTGTGTAAAAAATATTCAGGAAAAACACTTGCATATATTTTAAACCAAATTAGCGACAATAGACTAAGACAAGCAGAATTTATTCCCTATATTTGGTATTTAGTTTTTTCTTCAAAGCTCAAAATAGATATGTATAAGCCTATAAATTTTAATACTCCAATAAGGATCTGCGATGAATAA